The Penaeus monodon isolate SGIC_2016 chromosome 6, NSTDA_Pmon_1, whole genome shotgun sequence genomic sequence ctctctcgtccaTTGCAGGTGATTGACTTCACGGAGTGGGGTTTGGGGAAGACCCCGCTGACGTCTCGGCGCGCCTCAGCCCCAGACCGGGCCTTCCTCCTGCTGGAAATTTACCAGCCCTGGCAAGTCTTATTCTCGGTCATTTtcccataggaaaaaaaaaaaatgttttgctttTTCCAGAAAAAACGTTCATTACTTTGTCGAGAGTTTATTGATAATCTAAGTCTGTTTCAAAAGGGGATtgtaatttcaagaaaaaaaacatgtttaacgcggggaaaaatcaaaaaagaaaattggaagcACTTTAAAAACGTCCACAACAAAGAGAATGCGAAACTGTCATTAGAGAAACTTTAAACATTGGAACATCAAAGACTTAAAACAGTGTTCAATAATGAAATTAACGTTTCAGGTATACTTGAGTCTCATCGCGACGTTTTTTCGTCTGCGCCTTTGTCATGTGGGCGTTTAACGAGGGCAAACCCGGCGATCCTGCTGGTGGGCGTGTATTGCGCCGTCCAAGGTGCAGAAGCTCAGCAAGGTTTTTTGAGCGCTAGCAAGACCATCGTGGCTCAGTGTAAGGTTCTTGTAATGGTGCCTCGAACGCATAAAGGTTAATGAATCCGGGCACACCCTGTATGAATGTATTGTCTGtactggatatgtatatatatatatatatataatatatataaatataatatatataattttaaaaatatatatatatataaatattatatatatatataatatattttatatatatatttaaaatttatatataccattttataaatatatataaatatatatataataatatatatataatatatatatatatataatatatattatatatattatatatatataatagagcaaAAAGTGTAtgtgtctaacacacacacacacacacacacacacacacacacacaatatatatatatatatatatatatatatatatatatatatatatatatatataatgcatatgtatagataaacatatatgtatggactatatataataatatgatatataggtatatatatattatatatatatacatatatctatataatatatatatatatatatatatattaatatatatatatatatatataataatatatatatattgtgtgtgtgtggtgtgtgtgtggggtattattgtatatatataaaatatatatatatatatatatatatatatatatattatattaactatataattatatatgaaaacacacagaaaaatatatatatatacatacaataaatatattttatatatataaataatatatatagattaattatatgatagttttatataataaatatatatatttttttttttttttttttttttttttctttttttttaaaatatccctacatacatacacacacacaccacacacacacacacaccacacacacacacatatacatatatgtatatattaatgtattatatgtatatatatgttatatatatatatatatatatatatatatatatttatatatatatatatatgtgtgtgtgtgtgtgtgtgtgtgtgggtgtgtgtgtgtgtgtgtgtgtgtgtgtgtgtgtgtgtgtgtgtgtgtgtgtgtgtgtggcatgtagtatgtatgtatgtatatatggaattgactttttctggatttttttggATTACTTCTGGTGATTATATCAATATcgagtaaatatacaaataattatgtatctagcgtATCTGATAGCTCACAGTGCAATCTCATAGGCTAAATGTGATGACTtcattatctcccccccctttttgataaGTGCATtttcaaaaagggtaaaagaaaaagataaaaagagagtaaaagaaagaaatcgaaaacgaaaaagaaaaaaaatatagagagagagatagatatagatatatatgtttactataaACAAAGGCGAAGGGGCGTGGGAGTTGCCAACTAAGATTTTCGTCAAGATGGACTGGGGCTACCTGAGTGAAACTACTTTGTCATTCTGACTGAAATCCCACCACCGGTTACTGTCACCTCGCAACTTTCCCACCAGGCCTGAAGGACACTCCGAATGAGCTCAGCGTGCGTGTCTTCCTCATCATGGTGTGGTTCATGTCCCTCATAATCGACACCGTGTATCAGGGACACATCACCGCCTTCATAGCTATGCCTAGGTGAGGCTCACACGTCGGCAGGAGCATACTGGGCAGAATATCAACAAGGTTTAAAACGTGATCCCTcagaaatatcatatatatgagcTTGTATaggaaggcacacacacacacacacaccacacacacacaccacaccccacacacacacacacacacacacacacacacacaccacacacacacacacaccccacacacatatatatatatacataatatacatgtgtgtgtgtgtgtgtgttgtgtgtgtgtgtgtgtgtgtgtgtgtgtgtgtgtgtgtgtgtgtgtgtgtgtgtggtgtgtgtgtgttttgtgtgtgtttttttatataatatacataatgtatatacatacacacacacacacaacacacacacacacacacaccaaaacacaacacacacacacacaccacacacacacaccaacacacacaaaaacacacaccacatatatgtatatgtatatatttatatatatgtatagtatatatttatatatacgtatatgtatatatttacatatgtgtaatgtatatagtatatgcatatatatatatataatatatatatattatattttatatatatatatatatatatgtatatgtatatgtatatatgtgtatgtacataaatagatggatatatagatatacacatacacacacacacacacacacacacacacacacacacacatacacacacacacacacacacacacacaaaacacacacacacacacacacacacacacacacacacacgcacacacacacacatacaaaatatactaatagatacatagatagatatgcatatatatatatatatatatatatatatatatatatatatatatatataaatatatatatatatatatgtatattatatatatataatatatatatattatatatataaaatatatataatatgcatatctacctatgtatctatctatctacatataaacatctatttatctatctgtatgaatgtatatatatatacatatatatgtgtgtgtgtgtgtgtgtgtgtatgtgtgcatagacACACATAAGTGTAAGTGGGTGTGTGAGcgaatgtgtgtaagtgtgtgtttgattgATTCTTGAGGTAAAGGAATGCGATTGCCTCTGTCTTCCACTCTAAGTCAAACTTCTTAGCCATGGTATTGTAGAACAATAGCGCCTTTGCATCTCGTCAGGTACACGCCCGCCATCGACAACCACGAGGAGTTGGCGCAGAATAACAGTGTCATCCCAGTTACAGAGGAGTTTTCCACTACTCAGACGCTCATAATGGTATGTGTGGCGAGCAAGcacgatagagaaagaaatatatacgaAGAATGAAAACAAGTGTAACTTTAAACACTTGATGTACCTTTAATGAGCTTTAGTAGTTTTCAGTACCTTCTTTAATAACCTGGCAGTGAATAATAAAACTCATTAATTAAGATGCTGATCGAATGTTATTTTTTCGCTGGGGGATTTTGCAAAAGACGCGATTGCGCTATTACACAGAACTGGAAgggataattatttaaaaaaaaaatcttcaattttTCCATGTAGACATTACTTTCAAACGCTTGCATGTCCTAAACCCTTCAGGAGTCCCAGAGAGAATCCTTCATGGCTCTCGCTTCACGACTTGAACTGTACGACGCTTCCTTCCTGGACAGCGAAGAGTTCTATCACGGGATTTCCGTCGGGAAATGGGCATTTGTAGGTGAGAATCAGGCCCGTTTtactaaagaaaatttaaagcattgttacctcttttcccctctttaatgCTTTACACTTACTTTCCCTTTTTGATGTCTTACAATATGATGAATTctgatatgaataaatgtatataaacaataaaataataaatggcgattttttaatatgtaaattagATCGTAACTGCTAATCTGGGAAATACTTAGTCCACCCATGACACGTAAGTATacttatttatgtctatatatatctgcaaGGGTGCAAAAATACCCTCAACCCGGAACACGGGTCCtcagatatatactgtatagttatgtatgtatatgcttatgtataaataactgtatgtatttatatacaggcAGACACAGGCACATCCTCACTTATATACTCACTGCAGGGAGACGTTTAAATATGTAATAGTAATTCAGTCAAGTCATTATAACCAAAACTATTTTACACGTATTATAGATCCGTGCAGAAATGGACACTTAAGGTATTTCTCGTAACTCTCAGACTCGTACAGTTCGACGTACGGCCGCGCCCTCAACTTCGAGAACCGGATAAGTCGATGCAAGTTCTATGTTTCCAGAGACAGTGTGACTGGGGGTCTGGATGCCTGGCCCTTCCCGCGAAACTCACCAGTCCACAGCCAGATATCGAGATCGTAAGTAAAATCTTTTGGGGTTCTCAAAAAGCTTgaagatatatgaatatctagTCAGTATATATCTGAAGCTCTTTCCAAATGAAGCTTCAAAAAAGCTGCATGAGTGAAAAAGAGACACAGGCatacagagtcagagagagagagagagagagagagagagagagagaggagagagaggagaggagacgagagagagagaggagaggagaggagacgagagagagaggagaggagaggagagagagagagagagagagataagcatcTAGTAAACCTTTATCTGCATTTGCAGACTAAAGTGGCTTCGATATTATGGTATCCTTGAGAAAATCAAGTCCCGCTACTACGTCTCGACGTGTGACCGCTCGAGAGGTGATGGAGTCAAGAAGATGGACATCACTATGATGCAAAGTTCCTTCTACGTCGCTGGAATCGGCTGGTCGTTGGCAGGGACCGTGTTTCTGCCGAATTAATATTGTACAGGTTAACTTAAACCGCATAGTAAAAGCCACTGAAATCGTCCATGTAGACGATATAGGATGTATggcaacaatactgataatagaaaattatttcTGCTTACGTGATAATATCAAGCTAAAAAATTATACACATCTCGCATAATGTGTAAGTACACAGAAATTAATACATACAAGGACACGCGATAGAAAAGCGAAAtgaagcggggaaaaaaaaagtttgacaaaAATGCGATTTGAGGGAAGTCTGAGGTGTATTTTTAGTTCTTTCAGTCTGCAATAAATACCTAAGAGATAGATAGTTTTTGCAGGCAATGAACGAttttgtgcaaatatatatgaatttctaaATGATGGAACAGATTGaagcaaataaagaaatgaatcaaAACGACGAATTACGGTAAaccgataatatatattttttctatgaatGCTGGATACTgcaatttatctcattattagaaACGTTTTGAACACCCTCACCTCCCGGTATCTAAAGCTCTCCCCTAAAGCTTTTAGAGCAGTAGTTCTTGACTTGCCCCGCCCCTCTTAGAGGGGCATCCGTAATTTCAAAGGGGGCGCGAACCCTTGGGAAAAAGCTGGAATTtctctaaatatatgtattattcttcttaacgagagcatgatcaaatgatgatattttttaaatataataatgtgactaattcatactcaataaaaaaaacttatcgttatttttctttaaaatctggaaGGTTAAAGGTTAACAACCAATGTTTCAGTTTTTCAGCACAATAAAGTATGCCCCCTGAAATCTTTATTTCTACGCGTtttctataaaaaacaaaaacaaaatcaaaatgaccttgtaaatgtatattttaatatatctctaAAGATtggagaagtgaagaaaaaatgaataactgaaaattggaaataacacatttatattaatgaaaatcttatatttatatattttactatttttatgtttgtttactttCAAGCTGTATGCTGTATTACATATCTCAGATATTGCAATAATTAACATATGTTAATGGAACTCATCCCGTTACATATTCACGAAAAACTAcattgctcatatatatatatattatatatatatataatatatatatatatatatatatatatatatatatatatatatcacacacacacacacacacacacacacacacacacacacacacacacacacacacacacacacacacacacaccacacacacacacgcacgcacgcacgcacaaaacacgttgaagtacttgaaaaacactatatgatatcaaataaacaatttggctttagggaaggaaggtcatgcgcAGCAAATCTGTTTCTCAAATATTGCAAGAAAAAGACGGCTGGgggattgtgtatacttagactttaagaatgcatttgataaggtgtctcatagaagactattatggaaattaggaCACCTAGGTGGAGTTAAAGGCAAAGTCTTCGATGGGGTGAAggactttcttcatgaaagacagattATCACCATAATAAGAGGGAAGCACTACAtcgcgacgagtaactagcggaatACCTAAAGGATCGGTCTAGGCGCCGTTTATGTTTATGGCCAAAGTTGACggtaatagatagacaaatggatagataggtatatatatatatatatatatatatatatattatatatatatatatatataatatatatatatatatatatatatatataacatatatatatatatatatatatatatacagaataatacatatatatataatatatacatatatatatatatatatatatatatatatatatatatataatatatacacacacacacttatatagaccTGTATATATATGAGCAAAATAAATGTTCTTCAGAAGTATATTTCGGGATGAGGATCATTACCAGATAGTGATTTCTGCATTTATTAAGAATACATCAACAAGAACTACGGTAAAGCTGCCGGGCGGTACAGACCATCCTAAACGTTTCCCGAAATAATGTATAGTGGGGAAAGGTAGTGGGGAGCTTTATGAATCCCGGGTTTCTTGATGAGGAATGAAAGTCGGtgctttgttttatatatgttttgtaaatgACCCTCTTCATGATATAAAAGAATGTACCATCTAATATAAACAAAAGTTGATataaattacagtgataatatatttaaaaaataacaaaaaaaaaaaaaaaaaaatatgttaatataataataaaacaacaaaaatattttatgcacaaaaacacacacacacacacaacaacacacacaacacacacacacacaaaaccacaacacacacacacaaccccaaaacacgccacacacacacacaccccaccacacacacacgcacaacacaccgcCACCACccacagcaacacacaccacgcagcaCACACAGTACAAGCGCGTGCGCGCGCAAGGACACAAACAGCGGGATGGTCATGATAAAACCCGttgtgggaaaaaaatgtttctaaaaAAGTAGAAATTTAGTCAGTGAAAAACAATATCCCGAAAGCCTTTTGAGGAATGGTAATATAAAGATCATGCGATATGGTTTTTATAAGGAATAGTATACTTCATTCCGACCAAATATTCAGTGGGCGCAACTGGAATTAATGGGGAGATAAAGATACTAAATTGCACTGAATGGTGATACACGAAAGCAAAAACCAGATTTTGAAATGAAAtctagtaattaataataaaaggaagattttaaaaatgtGACTTACAATATGGCAAAGACTATGATGCCAATACGTACTTTAACCAGAACAGGAAATTGCTCAATTACTCGAGAAAACGTATTGCCTGCCAGGCTTGTCAGGGTAAAGTACTTTCTGCGCTTAGCAGTCAAATAAGAATTGTATAAAGGGTTAGAGttgtataataataatctcaCCCATGAGGAATAACGCGGATTGACGACAATGTAGCGGAATGTAAGTAAGTAATGGCAGACAGGATCACCTCTCCCAGCGGCATTAATACTTCTTTATCGAGACCACCTTACACTTTACAGGTTGATAATGCTTGGTGACAGAGTAACAGAGTAGCGATGGTAACCACTCAATAATCAGCAATTTGGTAATGATGAATATTCGATATGCAACGTTGTTCGGACCAGTTAAATTCAGGCAAAAATCACCAACACACAAGTACATTTTCGCCCGATCAAAAGAGGAGGGTAAGCGCAAAGATAATACGGTTAATTTTACGGTATGGATGCACTAAGGTAGATTAATTAAAGATGATATTCTGGTAGGGACCAAACAATTAATAATCTGCAGACACGAACGGAAAGCAAACCCCATAGCCTAAGTCCACCCCAATGTTCCCGAGTTCAGCTCTTTTGTCTCTCGCCGTGCATACCAAGGGGAAGACAAGGGCTTCCcgaagggtgtggggggggcacAGCTCCCCATCAGCCCTCCCCTTTGGGTAACGCCCAGTCACAGCAACTTCGGTAGTTGAATGAATTTTGTGCTCAAATCGCCAAAGCAAGAAAGGGATAATAGAATTATGGCAGACAAACAAAATCAtatccccaacaaaaaaaaagaaaaagatgaatagtcCCACAAAATGGCCCTTTCCCTGTTACCCTCTTTCAAATACTCTTGGCCACCGTTTGCTTCCAccagggaaaaatatttaatttggcATGCAAAATATTCTAATTTTGGCatgcaaaattttcaaaatttggcatgcaaaatattaaaaatttggcAGTGCCATGGAATAATGAATAGTGGAAAGTAATATAACTATGGGAAGGAAAGGACACAGTAGCATGTTCAGTGCTAGATAACATCAAGATTTTGCAAGTTCCTAGATAAGATCAATACTAGAAAAGATAACAGTATGTTTCACCATAATAAGGTTAatgtgaaatttttattttgaacagATCCTGCGGGCATGATATTTCCATTTttgcttcattttattttaatactcttgctatattatacttattcattgtcattattctgtCAACATCTGAATTCTTTTTAGTGCTTTTCCCTCTTACAGGCTACCTTTAATGTTACTACTTTTAAGCTATGATAATGTTACAGTCAAATAATTTATCCATCAGAATGCATGAATCTGTGGGCACGTTTCTTCTGATgtttaaagagagggaaagaacatTTCAATGGATATCACGCAGCAGAGGTAAGTTTTCAAAAGGAGTTAatggaaaaagtaaatttttttcatcgaaaaataaaaatatattatttgtacaaaAGTTATAACTATAATTAGGTAAAGTATtcatattgtattgtattatataaaaggtatgaatgagaattagtaTCTTCACAACATGAGATGTATTGACCGTGTTAAATTTAATCTTCGTCTGaaataatcaaaaccggtcaaatacatatttCGTATTATGAAGAtaacattctcattcataccttttataccttTGTCAAACATGAACATggtcatttatgtatattaatgttgatgatgattgatgtagTGTTTACCAATACTTACTCTCAGATTATATATGTCCGTGAGGGGGAAGAACTCTCTCTCTTAGAAGCTATAAAGAATGGAGCAACCCAAAAGGGTTTATCCTTCCAGACGGGGATAAGATGCAGGTGGAGGAATCTCCTCACTTTAGCAGCTATTTGtggtcatcatcatcttatcttccACTGATAGAAGCAGGAGTTTCTGTGAATGACACTGGAAACAGTAGTCGCACTCCCTACATGAAGGAGCTGCTGCTGGAAATATTGAAG encodes the following:
- the LOC119573904 gene encoding uncharacterized protein LOC119573904, with amino-acid sequence MVWFMSLIIDTVYQGHITAFIAMPRYTPAIDNHEELAQNNSVIPVTEEFSTTQTLIMESQRESFMALASRLELYDASFLDSEEFYHGISVGKWAFVDSYSSTYGRALNFENRISRCKFYVSRDSVTGGLDAWPFPRNSPVHSQISRSLKWLRYYGILEKIKSRYYVSTCDRSRGDGVKKMDITMMQSSFYVAGIGWSLAGTVFLPN